From the genome of Brassica oleracea var. oleracea cultivar TO1000 chromosome C4, BOL, whole genome shotgun sequence:
AACCGAACCGAACCGGATTGATTCAGATATGATCCCCAACAAAAAATCCCCATCTTCAAATCACAGTTTGTTCATGCCCGTCTTATCCTCTTTCATCGTTTTGTTCCAGACAAAGAGAGAAACAGAGAGAACTCATGTCGTGAGTGATGTCTCTTGAACAATGCAACAAGAAGCTCTCTCTTTCCTCTCCTCCACTCTCCCTCCTCACCACCACCACTTTCCTCCGTTCTCTCGCCTCCGCCTCAGCAACTTCCCCTCTCTCTCATTCAAACCAAACTCATCGCCGTCATCAATCTTCTTCCCTCCCAACCCTCCAGACTCCCTCTCCTCCGCACCTTCCGCCGCCGGAACCCTAGAAACCGACATCCACGAGAAGCTCCTCTACCTCGACACCCTCGGCATCGACTTCCTCACCCTCCTCAACCGCCACCCTCCCCTCCTCTCCTCCCCCCTCTCCGCCGTCAAATCCGTCGTCGACTACATGACAACCCCGCCGATCAACTTCTCCCTCCCGGACCTCCGCCGCCTCGTCTCCATGTGCCCGGAGCTTCTCACTTCCCCGTTAACCTCCCACACGATCCCCGTCATCACTTTCCTCCTCCGCGAAGTCGGCGTCGACTCCACCTTCGACCTCCGCCAAGCCCTGCGCCGCCGTCCCCGTCTCCTCGCCTGCAGCGTCGACCTCCAGCTGAGGCCCACGCTCTACTTCCTCCGGGGGATCGGAATCCTCGAGCCGCGGAGACACACTTACCTCCTCTCCTGCAGCGTCGAGGGCAAGCTCCTCCCGAGGATCGAGTTCTTCGAAAGGCTCGGGTTCTCGCGGCGGAGCGCCGCTGCGATGTTCAAGAGGTTCCCGCAGCTGTTTAACTACAGCATCGGTGAGAACTACGAGCCGAAGCTGAACTACTTGATGGGGGAGATGGGGAGAGACGTGAGGGAGGTTCTTGAGTTTCCTCAGTATTTCTCGTTCAGCTTGGAGAACCGGATTAAACCGAGACACGTGGCGTGCGCGGGGAGAGGGGTGAGGTTGCCGTTGGCGGTGATGCTGAAGACTAAGGAAGATGGGTTTCGGGATGCGTTGGAGGTATGTTGTGATTCTTCTCCGCCATTGAAGACCTCTCGACTTTGTTGTGTACAGAAAGATTCTTGATTTTTAGAGTTTTTACAAAGTGGTGAGAAGTCTCTTTGTTCTGTTTGGTTTATAATGGTCTGGAGAAACTCTTTTTAATTGATGGGTTTGCTTTTAATTTTAGGTACAGTTTGTGTTGAATGATTCTCAAGAACTCAAAAGAATGAAGAAACCGGTAGTCTCTGCCTACATTTTAAGAGAGAAAGGAAGATAGTTTCTTGATAGGAGAAGGAATGTTCATTTACAATGTGGATTGTATTGGTAGTTCAGTGGAATGAAATGAAATGTTCAGCCAAGTGGATGCAACAACCACTTAGAGTTCTAGAATTGGAGGCAGGAGGGTATTGATTATGTACTGATAAACCGGACAATTGAGTTAAATCTTGATGATCTAGAGC
Proteins encoded in this window:
- the LOC106336674 gene encoding uncharacterized protein LOC106336674 isoform X1, with amino-acid sequence MQQEALSFLSSTLPPHHHHFPPFSRLRLSNFPSLSFKPNSSPSSIFFPPNPPDSLSSAPSAAGTLETDIHEKLLYLDTLGIDFLTLLNRHPPLLSSPLSAVKSVVDYMTTPPINFSLPDLRRLVSMCPELLTSPLTSHTIPVITFLLREVGVDSTFDLRQALRRRPRLLACSVDLQLRPTLYFLRGIGILEPRRHTYLLSCSVEGKLLPRIEFFERLGFSRRSAAAMFKRFPQLFNYSIGENYEPKLNYLMGEMGRDVREVLEFPQYFSFSLENRIKPRHVACAGRGVRLPLAVMLKTKEDGFRDALEVQFVLNDSQELKRMKKPVVSAYILREKGR
- the LOC106336674 gene encoding uncharacterized protein LOC106336674 isoform X2, with the translated sequence MQQEALSFLSSTLPPHHHHFPPFSRLRLSNFPSLSFKPNSSPSSIFFPPNPPDSLSSAPSAAGTLETDIHEKLLYLDTLGIDFLTLLNRHPPLLSSPLSAVKSVVDYMTTPPINFSLPDLRRLVSMCPELLTSPLTSHTIPVITFLLREVGVDSTFDLRQALRRRPRLLACSVDLQLRPTLYFLRGIGILEPRRHTYLLSCSVEGKLLPRIEFFERLGFSRRSAAAMFKRFPQLFNYSIGENYEPKLNYLMGEMGRDVREVLEFPQYFSFSLENRIKPRHVACAGRGVRLPLAVMLKTKEDGFRDALEVCCDSSPPLKTSRLCCVQKDS